In Actinomadura citrea, a single window of DNA contains:
- the tal gene encoding transaldolase, with the protein MSEILKKLSGEGVSIWLDDISRERLRTDNLAELVKDKYVVGVTSNPTIFAKALGKGDAYDEQVRDLAVRGVDVEEASRAITTYDIRWGCDVLRPVYDRTEGLDGRVSIEVDPRVARDTRRTIAEARALWWMVDRPNLFIKIPATEEGLPAITAVLAEGISVNVTLIFSLERYGKVIDAFFAGLEKARENGHDLSKIASVASFFVSRVDTEIDKRLDKIGSDEAKALRSKAGLANARLAYALYEEKSGTDRWKALKDAGARPQRPLWASTGVKDPDLSDTLYVDELVAPGTVNTMPEATLLAEADHGQVRGDTVRGAYDDARAHMAALKDVGVDYDDVVRVLEDEGVEKFEASWKELLDTITGELESKKAGA; encoded by the coding sequence GACAACCTGGCGGAGCTGGTCAAGGACAAGTACGTCGTCGGCGTCACGTCCAACCCGACGATCTTCGCGAAGGCGCTGGGCAAGGGCGACGCCTACGACGAGCAGGTCCGCGACCTCGCGGTGCGCGGCGTGGACGTCGAGGAGGCGTCCCGCGCGATCACCACCTACGACATCCGGTGGGGCTGCGACGTGCTGCGCCCGGTCTACGACCGGACGGAGGGCCTGGACGGCCGGGTGTCGATCGAGGTCGACCCGCGGGTGGCCCGCGACACCCGCCGCACGATCGCCGAGGCGCGTGCGCTGTGGTGGATGGTGGACCGGCCCAACCTGTTCATCAAGATCCCGGCGACCGAGGAGGGCCTGCCGGCGATCACGGCGGTGCTGGCCGAGGGCATCAGCGTGAACGTGACGCTGATCTTCTCGCTGGAGCGCTACGGCAAGGTCATCGACGCGTTCTTCGCCGGGCTGGAGAAGGCCCGGGAGAACGGCCACGACCTGTCGAAGATCGCCTCGGTGGCCTCGTTCTTCGTCAGCCGGGTGGACACCGAGATCGACAAGCGGCTCGACAAGATCGGCTCGGACGAGGCGAAGGCGCTGCGCTCGAAGGCGGGCCTCGCCAACGCCCGGCTCGCCTACGCGCTGTACGAGGAGAAGTCCGGCACCGACCGGTGGAAGGCGCTCAAGGACGCCGGGGCCCGTCCCCAGCGGCCGCTGTGGGCCTCGACCGGCGTGAAGGACCCCGACCTCAGCGACACGCTGTACGTGGACGAGCTGGTCGCGCCCGGCACGGTCAACACGATGCCGGAGGCGACGCTGTTGGCGGAGGCCGACCACGGCCAGGTCCGCGGCGACACCGTCCGGGGCGCCTACGACGACGCCCGCGCGCACATGGCGGCCCTGAAGGACGTCGGCGTCGACTACGACGACGTCGTCCGGGTGCTGGAGGATGAGGGCGTCGAGAAGTTCGAGGCGTCCTGGAAGGAGCTCCTCGACACCATCACCGGCGAGCTGGAGTCCAAGAAGGCCGGCGCGTGA